A portion of the Aquila chrysaetos chrysaetos chromosome 4, bAquChr1.4, whole genome shotgun sequence genome contains these proteins:
- the PEX2 gene encoding peroxisome biogenesis factor 2 — MASSIGSEKSVNPVLRISQLDALELNKALEQLVWSQFTSCFHGFKPGVLAHFEPEVKAFLWLVLWRFTIYSKNATVGQAILNIHYKNNLSQTEKYQPLSKHQKLWYLIFTVGGRWLEERCYDLFSNRQLQSFCKIKSYINFGAGLLKLCGLLNFLIFLQKGTFATLTERILGIRSVFCKPQSVRQVGFEYMNRELLWHGFAEFLIYLLPLINVQKLKLKISSWCLPIAGLPNSENTLAAHCKECSLCGEWPTMPHTIGCLHVFCYYCIKSNCLFDMYFTCPKCGSEVHSLQPLKYKIEMTELHA; from the coding sequence ATGGCGTCCAGCATTGGAAGTGAAAAGAGTGTGAATCCTGTGCTCAGAATAAGTCAACTTGATGCTCTTGAACTAAACAAAGCCCTGGAACAACTAGTGTGGTCCCAGTTTACCAGCTGTTTTCATGGATTTAAACCAGGCGTGTTGGCTCATTTTGAACCAgaagtaaaagcatttttatggCTTGTATTATGGAGATTCACTATCTATTCCAAGAATGCAACTGTGGGACAGGCTATTCTGAATATTCATTACAAGAATAACTTATCTCAGACAGAGAAATACCAACCTCTGAGCAAACACCAGAAGTTATGGTATCTTATTTTCACTGTTGGTGGAAGGTGGTTGGAAGAAAGATGTTATGATTTATTTAGCAATCGTCAACTGCaatctttctgcaaaattaagAGTTATATTAACTTTGGAGCTGGACTTCTTAAACTCTGTGGACTTctaaattttctgatttttcttcagaaaggaacATTTGCAACGCTTACAGAACGCATTCTAGGAATTAGGTCAGTTTTTTGCAAGCCGCAAAGTGTTCGGCAGGTAGGATTTGAATACATGAACAGGGAGCTCTTATGGCATGGCTTTGCTGAATTTCTGATCTATCTGCTACCTCTTATTAATGTACAGAAActaaaacttaaaatttcttcttggtGTTTGCCTATTGCAGGTCTTCCCAATAGTGAAAACACATTAGCAGCTCACTGCAAGGAATGTTCACTATGTGGGGAATGGCCTACCATGCCTCATACCATAGGCTGTTTGCATGTTTTTTGTTACTACTGTATTAAAAGTAACTGTTTATTTGATATGTATTTTACATGTCCTAAATGTGGGTCAGAGGTACACAGTCTTCAGccactgaaatataaaattgaaATGACAGAATTGCATGCCTGA